A single Perca flavescens isolate YP-PL-M2 chromosome 2, PFLA_1.0, whole genome shotgun sequence DNA region contains:
- the LOC114547565 gene encoding retinal cone rhodopsin-sensitive cGMP 3',5'-cyclic phosphodiesterase subunit gamma: MADAAVAAPADRKAPPKFKQRTTRTFKSKAPKPGQKGFGDEIPGMEGLGTDITVVCPWEAFGDMELSDLAKYGIV; this comes from the exons ATGGCAGACGCAGCCGTTGCAGCTCCCGCCGACAGGAAGGCCCCTCCCAAGTTCAAGCAGAGGACCACTCGTACCTTCAAGAGCAAGGCCCCAAAACCAGGCCAGAAGGG atttGGAGACGAAATCCCCGGCATGGAGGGTCTTGGCACAGACATCACTGTGGTTTGCCCATGGGAAGCCTTCGGGGACATGGAGCTCAGCGACCTGGCGAAATATGGAATCGTCTAG